A section of the Callithrix jacchus isolate 240 chromosome 14, calJac240_pri, whole genome shotgun sequence genome encodes:
- the CIMIP6 gene encoding ciliary microtubule inner protein 6 isoform X2, giving the protein MQKPSYGIVPLVFPGTSELQNNFIEYISFIHQYDARKTPNEPLWGKRHGAFVQREIKPGSRPTVPKGTEVLLNAPGSRSSEQSKKTEKGSSAESRMISPGLCRQNSQELLETKTHLSETDFRQAAKACPSSPESREKTTGATQTTEGDALFTRHKALNPAIKKSE; this is encoded by the exons ttccacTTGTCTTTCCTGGTACATCAGAACTTCAAAACAATTTTATAGAATACATCTCTTTTATACATCAATATGATGCCAGGAAAACTCCGAATGAGCCTCTCTGGGGAAAG agacatggaGCTTTTGTGCAGAGAGAGATAAAACCAGGGAGTAGGCCGACAGTTCCTAAAGGAACAGAGGTATTACTGAATGCTCCAGGGTCACGTTCATCAGAACAGtccaaaaaaacagagaaaggaagCTCAGCGGAAAGCAGAATGATCTCACCAGGTCTCTGCCGACAAAATTCCCAAGAGCTGTTAGAGACTAAAACTCACTTatcagaaacagacttcagacaGGCAGCCAAGGCATGCCCCAGCAGTCCTGAGAGCAGAGAAAAGACCACAGGCGCCACTCAAACAACTGAAGGAGATGCTCTTTTCACCAGGCACAAGGCTTTAAATCCAgcaattaaaaaatcagaataa